The genome window GAGATCGTCGAACACTGGTCGGGCAAGCGCCGGCTGCTGTACGTACCCTGCGGCAAGCCATGGCTGTATCTGGCGCTGACGACGCTGCTGGACGACACCGCCGGCCGTGCCCTGCCGCTGGATACGCGCGCCTGGGGCGCCTCGTTTCCGCACCTGCGGCCGCTGCTCGAGCGCATCGGCACGCTGGGGCGCTGGGATCCGTTCGAGACCATTCACCTGCGCACGTGGTCGTCGGGCCGGGTGGCGGTGGTGGGCGATGCCGCGCACGCCCAAGCCCCCAACCTGGGCCAGGGCGGCGGCTGCGCCATGATGAACGCGCTGGGCCTGGCGGTCGCGGTGGACCAGGACCCCGACCTGGGCAGCGCGCTGCGGCGCTGGGAAGCGCGCGAACGGCCGCTGACCGAACACACGCAGCGCGTCTCGCGCTTCTACGGCGCGGTGGGCCGGTGGCCGGAACGGCTGCGGTCCTTCACGTTCAACCTGGCCGGCCGCTCGCACTGGCTGCTCCAGCAGCGCATGCGCACCGCCCACCATTCCCCGACCGGAACCTGAAGCACGGCCTCGCTCCGCCGGCCTTCCCGCCATTCACGATCAACCCGACAGGGGATACTCATGGGTGTTTCCGATCTTTCCCTGGGCGCCGCGGCCGACGGCCGGCGCGCGCCGCTCTTGACCAGCGGCCACATCATCGCCCGCATCGAGCGCCTGACCGCCAGCAGCATGCAGATACGCGCGCGGCTGCTGGTGGGCATGGCCACTTTCTTCGACGGCTTCGACGCCATCGCGATCGCCACCACGCTGCCGCTGCTGATCAAGCAATGGGGCCTGAATTCGACGCAGATCGGCCTGTTGATCGCCGCGGCGGCGGTCGGCCAGCTGATCGGCACCTTTCTCTTTCCCCTGTACGCTCAGCGCCACGGCCGTGTGCGCGCCATTGCCTACAGCTCGGGCATCATCGGCATCACCAGCATCGCCTGCGGCTTCGCGCCCTCGTTCGAGATCTTCCTGCTGCTGCGGGTGATACAGGGCATAGGCCTGGGCGGCGAGCTGCCGGTGGCCGCCACCTACATCAACGAGATCACCCGCGCCCGCAATCGTGGCCGCTTCGTGCTGCTGTACGAGATCATCTACCCCATCGGCTTGCTGGCCTCGGCCGCCCTGGGCGCGTGGCTGGTACCGCGCCACGGCTGGGAGATCATGTACTACCTGGGCGGCGTGCCCGTGATCCTGATGTTCGTGCTGCCGCGCGTGATTCCCGAGTCGCCCCGCTGGCTGGCCGAGAAGGGGCGGCTGGCCGATGCCGACACCGCGCTGGCGCGCTTCGAATCCAGCGCCCGCGTGGCGCTGGCCGAACCGGAAGACGCGCACCGCTACGACGCCATGCTCGCGTCCCATCCGCGCCGCACCGTGCGCGACCTGTTCAGCCGGGCCTACCTGAGCCGCAACGTCGTCGTGGCGCTGCTGTGGTCTTCTTGCGGCTTCATCCAGTATGGCCTGTCGACCTGGCTGCCCACCATCTACCAGACGGTCTACAAGGTGCCGCTGCAACAGGCGCTGAACCTGTCGCTGGGGGCATCGGCGCTGGGCGTGGTGGGTTCGCTGGTGGCGGCGCTGACCGTGGACAGGTTCGGCCGCAAGCCCGTCATCGTCGCCGCCTTCCTGCTGTGCGCCGTCACGCTGGCGCTGGCCGGCGCGCTGTCCGCGCAAAGCATCTACGTCGTGGCGACGCTGTGCTCGCTGGCCTGGGGCTTCCTGGCCTGCGGCTTCATCATTTCCTACGTCTATACGCCCGAGATGTATCCCACCAGCATCCGCGCGCTGGGATGCGGCCTGGGCGGAACCTGGGTCAAGCTCTCGGCCATGATCGCGCCCATGATCGTGGCCGCGCTGATGGCCCAGGGCAGCATGGACCTGGCGTTCTACGTGCTGGGCGCGGTGCCGCTGCTGACGGCGCTAGCCGTGGCCTGGCTGGGCATCGAGACGCGCGGCAAGGTGCTGGAGCAATTGCACGCCTGACGGTGGTCAGGCCTGGTCGCCGTCTTCCTGTTCCAGCTTCTGTACCTGTTCGAACAAGCGGCCCAGCAAGGCATGCAACTGCCGCTGCTCGGCCGGCTCGAGCACCGACGCGGTAACCTCGACGATCCTGCGCGCCTGCGGATCGAGCGCGTCGTACACCGCCACGCCCACCGCCGTCAGCCTGACCTCGACCACCCGGCCGCTGGCGGCGCTGCGGCTGCGCGAGGCGAAGCCACGCTGCTGGAGTTGGTCGACGATGCGACTGACCACCGATTGCTCGATGACGGTGCCCTTGCAGATCTCGCTGATCGAGGCCACGTCCACCCAGCGCAGGAACTGCATGACGCGAAACTGCTGGATGGTCAGGTCGGTGGGCCGCAGCGCCTTCATCAGGCGCGCGTTCAGTCCGTTCATGAGCCGGCTCAGGGCATGCGGCAGGTAGCCTTCGGCCTGGGCCGGCGTGGCAAGCGGCGAACGAGGCGAGGCGGGCTGGTTCATGACGGCTCTGACCCGATCATCTCCAGCGTGACCCGCGTCAGCGGACTATCCGCCTTCGCCAGTTCGCACAGCAGGTTGAAGTGGTTGCAGTGCGCCGCCTCGACCCGCGTCACCTCCGCTCCGGCCTCGCGGCACGCGGCCTCGTAGGCAGCGGTCTGGTGCTTGAAACCGTCGGTCTCCAGCCCGCCCACGGCCGTGATCACCGGCAAGCCGCGGCGCGGCGGCGAGAACATCGGGCTCAGGCGCTCGGCCTGGTCCGGGTACAGCCGCAGCCATTCGTTGATGTTGATGTCGCACAGCGGCCGCAGGTCGAACAGGCCGCTCAGCGCCAGCACGCCCTTGATCACGTCGTCGGGCACGCGGTACTTGTCCTGCCAGCCGGTGGCGGCCAGCATGCCGGCCAGGTGGCCCCCCGCCGAACTGCCGCCCACGTGGATGCGGTCGCGGTCCAGCCCGTAGCGGTCGGCATGGTGGTAAATCCAGGCCACGGCCGAACGCACCTGGCGCACGGTCTCGCCCAGCGTGGCTTCGGGCAGCAGCGTGTATTCGACCGGCGCCACGGCCACGCCGGCGGCGTTGAACGCCGGCGCCATGATGGGCGCGTCTTCCTTGGTTTGCGAACGCCAGTAGCCGCCGTGGATGAACACGAACACGGGCGCCGGCTGGCGCGCGGCCGCGGGCAGGAAGATGTCCAGGCGTTCGGCCGCGCCCATGCCGTATTGCAGGTCGCGTACCGCGGCGCAGCGCTCGCGCGCCGCCTCGGCCAGCTCGGCGTATTCGCACACGCAGGCGTCGAAGTCGGGCACCGAGGCGCGGGCGTTGTACTGCACGGCGCGCTGCGCCAGGTCGGCGAACAGCAGGTCAGGCTGGCTGGGCATGCGGGTCGATTCCTAATCCGGGTGGAAGGAAATCGTACACCGGCTCGACCGACATTTTCTCACTCGACCTTGATCCCGCGGCGTCTGATCAGATCACGGCCGGCGCCGATTTCTCCATCCAGATAGGCTCGCAGCCCGCCTGCGCGCGTCAGCAGCGGCTCCGTGTCCAGTTCAACTCCCATCGCGGCCAGGCGCGAGCGCACCTCCGGATCGGCCAGTGCCTTGCGTAGCGCCGCCGTCAATTCCGTCACGCGCGGCGGGGGCGTGCCCGACGGCGCGACGACCATCTGCCAGGCAGTCGCATCGAATTTCTCCACCCCGGCTTCCCGCAGCGTCGGCACCCTGGACAATTCCGGCAGTCGCGCCGCGCGGCCGATAGCGAGCGGGCGCAGCCCGCCCGACCGGAAATGCGGCAGGGCCCCGGCAACGCCGAGCAGGGCGAAGTCCAGCTGCCCCCCGAGCAGGTCGGTCACGAGGGGCGCCACCCCCTTGTACGGAACGTGCAGCGCCGTGGCGCCTATCGATTCCAGCAGCATTTCCGTTGCCAGATGGTGCGGGGAACCGATGCCGGGCGACCCATAGGACAACGCGCCGGACCTGGCGCGCAGTTGCCGGAACAGCGCCGGCGCATCCGCGACGCCCCGCTGTGCCGGCACGGCCAGCACGAACGGCAGCGTGCCTATCATGACGAGCGGCGTGAAGGACCGCGCGGGGTCGTAGCCGATTTTTTCGTACAGGAACGGAATCGACGTCATCATGGCGTTGTCGACGGTCAGGACCGTGTTGCCGTCCGCCGGCGCCCTGGCCACCGCGGCGGCCGCGATGCCCCCCGCCGCGCCGGGCTTGTTTTCGACGATGACCGGGACATCCAGTCCCCGCCCGACGAACTGGGCAATGGTCCGCGCCACCGTGTCGCTGCCCGCGCCCGGGGCGAAGCCGACCACCCATTTGAGCAGCGCGTCCGATCGAGCCTGGGCGAAAGCGGAGGGGACCCGCCCCACGCCGCAGGCGCCGGCGGCGCCAGATGCAATGAAAGATCGACGCTTCATGACCGGCCTCATCCACGACATTGACATGTTAACATGTTAGCTCGAGCATCAAGACAAATCAATGGACGGATACGAACGATGACCGCAGCGCGTCCGAACTTTCTCATCTTCATCACCGACCAGCATCGCGCGAACCACCTCGGCTGCTACGGCAACCCGATCG of Pigmentiphaga sp. H8 contains these proteins:
- a CDS encoding MFS transporter, with protein sequence MGVSDLSLGAAADGRRAPLLTSGHIIARIERLTASSMQIRARLLVGMATFFDGFDAIAIATTLPLLIKQWGLNSTQIGLLIAAAAVGQLIGTFLFPLYAQRHGRVRAIAYSSGIIGITSIACGFAPSFEIFLLLRVIQGIGLGGELPVAATYINEITRARNRGRFVLLYEIIYPIGLLASAALGAWLVPRHGWEIMYYLGGVPVILMFVLPRVIPESPRWLAEKGRLADADTALARFESSARVALAEPEDAHRYDAMLASHPRRTVRDLFSRAYLSRNVVVALLWSSCGFIQYGLSTWLPTIYQTVYKVPLQQALNLSLGASALGVVGSLVAALTVDRFGRKPVIVAAFLLCAVTLALAGALSAQSIYVVATLCSLAWGFLACGFIISYVYTPEMYPTSIRALGCGLGGTWVKLSAMIAPMIVAALMAQGSMDLAFYVLGAVPLLTALAVAWLGIETRGKVLEQLHA
- a CDS encoding MarR family winged helix-turn-helix transcriptional regulator, with the protein product MNQPASPRSPLATPAQAEGYLPHALSRLMNGLNARLMKALRPTDLTIQQFRVMQFLRWVDVASISEICKGTVIEQSVVSRIVDQLQQRGFASRSRSAASGRVVEVRLTAVGVAVYDALDPQARRIVEVTASVLEPAEQRQLHALLGRLFEQVQKLEQEDGDQA
- a CDS encoding alpha/beta hydrolase; amino-acid sequence: MPSQPDLLFADLAQRAVQYNARASVPDFDACVCEYAELAEAARERCAAVRDLQYGMGAAERLDIFLPAAARQPAPVFVFIHGGYWRSQTKEDAPIMAPAFNAAGVAVAPVEYTLLPEATLGETVRQVRSAVAWIYHHADRYGLDRDRIHVGGSSAGGHLAGMLAATGWQDKYRVPDDVIKGVLALSGLFDLRPLCDININEWLRLYPDQAERLSPMFSPPRRGLPVITAVGGLETDGFKHQTAAYEAACREAGAEVTRVEAAHCNHFNLLCELAKADSPLTRVTLEMIGSEPS
- a CDS encoding tripartite tricarboxylate transporter substrate binding protein; translated protein: MKRRSFIASGAAGACGVGRVPSAFAQARSDALLKWVVGFAPGAGSDTVARTIAQFVGRGLDVPVIVENKPGAAGGIAAAAVARAPADGNTVLTVDNAMMTSIPFLYEKIGYDPARSFTPLVMIGTLPFVLAVPAQRGVADAPALFRQLRARSGALSYGSPGIGSPHHLATEMLLESIGATALHVPYKGVAPLVTDLLGGQLDFALLGVAGALPHFRSGGLRPLAIGRAARLPELSRVPTLREAGVEKFDATAWQMVVAPSGTPPPRVTELTAALRKALADPEVRSRLAAMGVELDTEPLLTRAGGLRAYLDGEIGAGRDLIRRRGIKVE